CGCGAGCGCGGCCCCTCGCAGGCGGTGATCGACGTGATGGACCGACGGCCGGTGCAGCGCGGCAGGGAGTAGCGGCGGTTCGCGGGCTGAAAGGTCTCCGCGCACTACTACGAAAGCACCGGAGCAGACAGGCTGCTCCGGTGCTTTATTGTCCAGGACAGACGGGCCGGATCACCACTCCCATTCCTGATCGTCCCAGGGCGAGCCGGCGATTTCCGGATCGAGAAGCGCGTCGTCCCCTGCTTCGGCCATCGCCTGAAAGGCAGCGTCCCAGCCGGCACGTGAGGACTTCGCTGGTCGGATGATGATCTGGTGAGCGCAGGCCTCCAGCTCCACCTCCCCTCGAAGTCCGCTCTTTTCGAGGAGCGGTTCGGAGATGCGGATTACATGCGAGTTGCCGATACGCTCGATGCGGGCTTTCATTCCATGCCTCCCCAAGTGTGATCGCAATGTAAGCACGAGAGAGGCGTGGCCGAAGTCCCGAGGTGTAGGGAAACGAGAAGGGGCGGGCGCCACGCGGCGCCCGCCCCTTCTTCCATCCGAAAGCCCGGGATCAGTCGCGGCTCTGCAGCTTCATCAGCAGGCGCAGGATCTCCAGGTACAGCCACACCAGGGTCACCATCAGGCCGAACGCGGCGTACCACTCCATGTACCGCGGCGCACCCTGCTCGGCGCCCTGCTCGATGAAGTCGAAGTCCAGCACCAGGTTCAGCGCGGCGATCACGATCACGAACAAGCTGAACACGATGCCCATGGTTCCGGCCGAGTGGATCATCGGCATCTGGGCGCCGAACATCCTCATCACGAAGCTCGCCAGGTACACCAGCGCGATGCCGCCCGTGGCCGCGACGACGCCCAGCTTGAAGTTCTCCGTCGCGCGGATCAGCCCCGAGCGATAGGCCAGCAGCAGCGCGAACAGCGTTCCGAAGGTGAGCGCCACGGCGGGGATCACCACCCCGGGGAACTGGGTCTCGGCCAGGGCGGAGACGCCGCCCAGGAACAGGCCCTCCATCACCGCGTACAGCGGCGCGGTCACCGGCGACCACTGCTTCTTGAAGATGGTCACCATCGCCAGGACGAACCCGCCGGCCATGCCGCCCACCATCAGCGGCATGATGGACGCCGGGTCCCACGCCGTCATGGCCTTGTTCCACACCCACGCCGCGGGCGCCATCAGCAGCAGGAGCATCAGCCCCACCTTGTTGACGGTGCCCTCGATGGTCATGCCCCCGGTGCCGTCCCACTGGCCCGCGAAGGTCTTGCTGTTCAGGGTTGGATTGGAGGTTCGCATTGCCCGCGGTTCCGAAGGTGAAGGTTGGGTCTGGCGTATGATACGCCGTTCAGGGCCGCCGGTTTCGTCCGGGTTACCGGCGCCAGGTGAGCTCGATGGTGCTTACCGGGTGTCCGCCCGGCTCTTCGCGGTACTCTCGGGTGCGGGTGAGCACCCGGAACTCGCCGCCGAACCGGCCGCTCGCCACGCCGACGCCCCAGCCGCGGCTGGCGACCAGGAGTTCGCGCTGCACGCGCGGGGGCTGGCTTCCAAAGGTGTTGCCGTCCAGGAACAGGTTGCGCAGCACGGCCTGGCCGGATGCCGTGGCGCTCAGGTACACCGAGGTGCCCCGGTGCGCGCGCGCGGCCCAGGGGTGGCGCAGGTCGTATCCCACGCGGGCGCGGAGACCGGCGCGCGCGCCCGTGTGCACGTTGCCCAGCGTGGCCCCAATGTCCGCCACCATGTCGGCGATGCGGCCATCCCCCGCGCGAAGCTCTGCCCGCTGCTCGGCGCCGTAGCGCAGCACCACGCCCGGCTCGAAGCCCAGCTGGTGCTGCCAGCCCACGACCTCCCGGAACCCGGTGAGCTCATGGAAGGTTTCCATCACCGTCCGGCCCAGCGAGGGCTCCCCCGTAATGCCGACTTCGATGCCGTACGTGTGCCGCACGGTCCCCTCGACCACCCGGCCCGTCGCCGCCGCGTACAGCCAACCCGCGTAGGGCCGCTCTCCCTGGGTGGCGACGTACGAGTCGTTGCGCGGCATGTACAGCCGCTGCCCGAACTCGAACGTCGTCGAAACGCACCCCGCCTCGGCATCCGCCGGCTTTGCCTCGCTCCCCTCGCGCGCGCAGGGCGCCAGGTGCCTGGCCAGTGCCGTCCATCCCGGCGCTCCCTCCAGCTCGGCCGCCAGGCGCAGGCCGTTGGAGTACTCGTAGTCCGGCCGCACGGCGAACGGAATCCAGAAGTCGTACGCGTCGTTGTCGGACGTCAGCTCCCACGCGCGTACCTGCGCGGCCAGGGGCGCGGCGATGCACGTGGACGTTGCGGCCAGGCCCAGGGCCAGGCGAAGGAGGACGGGAAGGCGCATGCGAGACGGGAACGGCGGGGTGGTATTGCAGCGGCAAATCTAATCGGCGGCGGGCGGGTGCGACAGCCCGGAGTCGCATCGGCGAGCGCCGTGGGCGCGGCCGCCATGCGTCATCCTGGAGAGAGGGCAGGTGGACGGTCTGGAAATGTGCGCGGTTCTTGCGCTCATCCGGCCGCGGGCGCCTTTACCGACTCACGCGGAGGCTGCGATGCCGCAAGGCTGGAGTAAGCACGACAACCAGATGTACGAATCGATCCGGGAAAGCTCCATGGACCGGGGGATGGATCCCGCCCAGGCCAAGGAGATCGCGGCGCGCACGGTGAACAAGCACCGGCGGCAGGAGGGCCGCACGCCCAACAAGCGTACGATGGGCACCGGCAACCCGCGCAAGCCGCTGGAAGAGCACACGCGCGACGAGCTGTACAACCTGGCGAAGGAGCACAAGATCGAGGGCCGC
This sequence is a window from Longimicrobium sp.. Protein-coding genes within it:
- a CDS encoding lipid A deacylase LpxR family protein codes for the protein MRLPVLLRLALGLAATSTCIAAPLAAQVRAWELTSDNDAYDFWIPFAVRPDYEYSNGLRLAAELEGAPGWTALARHLAPCAREGSEAKPADAEAGCVSTTFEFGQRLYMPRNDSYVATQGERPYAGWLYAAATGRVVEGTVRHTYGIEVGITGEPSLGRTVMETFHELTGFREVVGWQHQLGFEPGVVLRYGAEQRAELRAGDGRIADMVADIGATLGNVHTGARAGLRARVGYDLRHPWAARAHRGTSVYLSATASGQAVLRNLFLDGNTFGSQPPRVQRELLVASRGWGVGVASGRFGGEFRVLTRTREYREEPGGHPVSTIELTWRR
- a CDS encoding Rho termination factor N-terminal domain-containing protein, giving the protein MPQGWSKHDNQMYESIRESSMDRGMDPAQAKEIAARTVNKHRRQEGRTPNKRTMGTGNPRKPLEEHTRDELYNLAKEHKIEGRSKMQKDELIAALNDV
- a CDS encoding Bax inhibitor-1/YccA family protein — encoded protein: MRTSNPTLNSKTFAGQWDGTGGMTIEGTVNKVGLMLLLLMAPAAWVWNKAMTAWDPASIMPLMVGGMAGGFVLAMVTIFKKQWSPVTAPLYAVMEGLFLGGVSALAETQFPGVVIPAVALTFGTLFALLLAYRSGLIRATENFKLGVVAATGGIALVYLASFVMRMFGAQMPMIHSAGTMGIVFSLFVIVIAALNLVLDFDFIEQGAEQGAPRYMEWYAAFGLMVTLVWLYLEILRLLMKLQSRD